A genomic region of Mesobacillus jeotgali contains the following coding sequences:
- a CDS encoding endospore germination permease, with protein MDSLIKILIPRQLFLLLLLSTGLLNHVILIPNLLSAAGRDSWLSVLLAYPISLVFLWLIYFIVKKSPHDGFFSMIRNRLGKSFSILFSIPVIFFLFASAYITLRDLIIWLNAYFLADTSFFFINAMLIVACLLVTLAGIKYMAIASGFILPLVMIFGIFIALTNTDLKDPALLFPVLADGYFPVVKGIVYALSGLLEIYLVILLHPFSQERIKFRQLFIMLTILTGLILGPLTASIMEFGPAESVHYRYPAYEQWRVLSIGEYISHLDFFALYQWLSGALIRIGLFMYLIGLFFTDQKKHYQLNPKLIVALYITLLGLMMLNLESYSFYHFVFAYFLPASMIFFMFQTLSSALILLFFMKRDERNGKNNKLESSS; from the coding sequence TTGGACAGCTTGATAAAGATCCTGATACCTAGACAGTTATTTTTATTGCTTTTACTTTCAACCGGGTTGCTCAATCACGTCATTCTGATCCCGAACCTGTTATCAGCAGCTGGACGGGACAGCTGGCTAAGTGTTCTCTTGGCCTATCCTATCTCTCTTGTTTTTCTTTGGCTGATTTATTTCATTGTCAAAAAAAGTCCACATGACGGCTTCTTTTCGATGATCAGGAATAGACTTGGGAAATCTTTTTCCATCCTTTTTTCCATCCCTGTCATTTTCTTTTTATTTGCTAGCGCCTATATCACTCTTAGGGATTTAATCATCTGGCTGAATGCATACTTCCTGGCCGACACTTCTTTTTTCTTTATCAATGCGATGTTGATCGTTGCCTGTTTGTTGGTCACTCTTGCCGGAATCAAATATATGGCGATAGCCAGCGGATTCATATTGCCGCTTGTCATGATTTTCGGAATATTCATCGCACTGACAAACACAGATTTAAAAGATCCTGCCTTGCTATTTCCGGTTTTAGCTGATGGGTATTTTCCTGTTGTCAAAGGGATCGTTTATGCCTTATCCGGACTTCTGGAAATATATCTTGTGATTTTATTGCATCCATTTTCTCAGGAACGCATCAAGTTCAGGCAATTGTTCATTATGTTGACTATTCTTACCGGATTGATCTTAGGTCCACTTACCGCATCGATAATGGAATTCGGACCAGCTGAATCCGTTCATTACCGGTATCCTGCCTATGAGCAATGGCGTGTTCTAAGCATTGGAGAGTATATCTCTCATCTGGATTTTTTCGCACTGTATCAGTGGCTGAGTGGTGCCTTGATTAGAATTGGCTTGTTCATGTATCTCATTGGTCTGTTTTTTACAGATCAAAAGAAGCATTACCAATTGAACCCCAAGCTGATTGTTGCCTTATATATAACCTTATTGGGTCTGATGATGTTAAATCTAGAATCTTATTCTTTTTATCATTTCGTTTTCGCTTACTTTCTTCCGGCTAGCATGATTTTCTTTATGTTCCAAACCTTATCATCAGCGTTAATTCTGTTATTTTTCATGAAAAGGGATGAACGAAATGGCAAGAACAATAAACTCGAATCCTCCTCATAA